A portion of the Macaca mulatta isolate MMU2019108-1 chromosome 2, T2T-MMU8v2.0, whole genome shotgun sequence genome contains these proteins:
- the LOC114676367 gene encoding translation machinery-associated protein 7, giving the protein MSGREGGKKKPLKQPKKQAKEMDEEDKAFKQKQKEEQKKLEELKAKAAGKGPLATGGIKKSGKK; this is encoded by the coding sequence ATGTCCGGCCGCGAAGGTGGCAAGAAGAAGCCACTGAAACAGCCTAAGAAGCAGGCCAAGGAGATGGATGAGGAAGATAAGGCTTTcaagcagaaacaaaaagaggAGCAGAAGAAACTCGAGGAGCTAAAAGCGAAGGCCGCGGGGAAGGGGCCCTTGGCCACAGGTGGAATTAAGAAATCTGGCAAAAAGTAA